The Flavobacterium marginilacus genome window below encodes:
- a CDS encoding peroxiredoxin, with protein sequence MSLVGKKFPSIAVDAISEMGDNLKINIFEEAVKNNKKVLLFWYPKDFTFVCPTELHAFQAALPEFEKRNTIVIGASCDTNEVHFAWLNTPKNNGGIEGVTYPILADTNRNLANILGILDIESTSYSEDTDSVIIEGSNVTYRATYLIDETGKIFHESVNDMPLGRNVNEYLRMVDAYTHIQTKGEVCPANWEAGKEAMNADRKSTAEYLSLN encoded by the coding sequence ATGTCATTAGTAGGTAAAAAATTCCCAAGTATTGCAGTAGATGCTATCTCAGAAATGGGTGATAATTTAAAAATCAACATCTTCGAAGAAGCTGTAAAAAACAACAAAAAAGTACTTTTGTTTTGGTACCCAAAAGATTTCACTTTTGTATGTCCAACAGAATTACACGCTTTCCAGGCTGCTTTACCGGAATTTGAAAAAAGAAACACAATTGTAATCGGAGCTTCTTGCGATACAAACGAAGTTCACTTTGCTTGGTTAAACACACCAAAAAACAATGGAGGAATCGAAGGTGTAACGTATCCAATTCTTGCAGATACTAACAGAAACTTAGCTAACATTTTAGGAATTCTTGATATCGAATCTACAAGCTACAGTGAAGATACTGATTCAGTAATCATTGAAGGCTCAAACGTAACTTACAGAGCTACTTACCTAATCGATGAAACTGGAAAAATCTTCCACGAAAGCGTAAACGATATGCCATTAGGACGTAACGTAAACGAATATTTAAGAATGGTTGACGCTTACACGCACATCCAGACTAAAGGTGAAGTTTGTCCTGCAAACTGGGAAGCTGGTAAAGAAGCGATGAATGCTGACAGAAAAAGTACTGCAGAATATTTAAGTCTAAACTAA
- a CDS encoding amino acid permease: MALKGLFRKKTVQDILKQVEKNNLEGHEALGKHLTTKDLTAFGIAAIVGAGIFSTIGKASFDGGPAVIFLFLFTAIACSFAAFAYAEFASMVPVSGSAYTYSYVAFGELIAWIIGWALIMEYSVGNITVAISWSDYFTGLLSSGGIDLPQWVQMDYLTASNGFKDAAALMEGGKSFENLSAGLQNAYTAWTTSPVIGSFHFVADLPALLIIVLITALIYRGMKESRNASNIMVVVKLCIVLLVIAVGIFYVDTKNWHPFAPNGVSGVLKGVSAVFFAYIGFDAISTTAEECKNPQRDLPRGMMWAIIICTVLYIAITLVLTGMVTYDKLDVGDPLAFVFDQLDLKWMSGIIAVSAVVAMASVLLVFQMGQPRIWMSMSRDGLLPKKFSNVHPKFKTPSFATVVVGFVVAVPALFMNLTMVTDLCSIGTLFAFVLVCAGVLALQNRTDIPRGKFKTPYINSKYIFPLLIGVSLIIAFTYNKKATMDFITNETKINAPEFIITSINKDDTQKVYDYLLHIEGKTSVTEKMDAEHLLSQYQEDDAKYATVVAGLPISDSIKYESGFDLFKHKIPMWIFLFVVVGLVFWSWKENLSLIPLLGLICCLYMMAELSVWNWIYFTIWLIIGLVIYFGFSRKNSKLNLDRE; the protein is encoded by the coding sequence ATGGCATTAAAAGGACTTTTTAGAAAAAAAACAGTTCAGGATATTTTAAAGCAGGTCGAGAAAAATAATTTAGAAGGGCATGAAGCGCTTGGAAAACATCTGACTACGAAAGATTTAACTGCTTTTGGAATTGCCGCTATTGTAGGTGCCGGTATTTTTAGCACGATTGGGAAAGCCAGTTTTGATGGAGGCCCAGCTGTAATTTTTCTGTTTTTGTTTACTGCTATTGCCTGTAGTTTTGCCGCTTTTGCTTATGCTGAATTCGCTTCGATGGTTCCAGTTTCGGGGAGTGCCTATACGTATTCGTATGTAGCTTTTGGAGAATTAATTGCATGGATTATTGGCTGGGCTTTGATAATGGAATACTCCGTAGGAAATATAACCGTCGCCATATCTTGGAGTGATTATTTTACGGGACTGCTCTCCAGCGGAGGGATAGATTTACCGCAATGGGTACAGATGGATTATTTAACTGCTTCCAATGGTTTCAAAGATGCTGCTGCTTTGATGGAAGGAGGGAAGTCTTTTGAAAATTTAAGTGCAGGACTTCAAAATGCATATACTGCTTGGACAACATCTCCAGTAATTGGTTCTTTTCATTTTGTTGCCGATTTGCCCGCACTTTTAATCATCGTTTTGATTACAGCATTGATTTACCGTGGAATGAAAGAATCCCGGAATGCCAGCAACATAATGGTTGTAGTAAAGCTTTGCATTGTTTTATTGGTAATCGCCGTTGGTATATTTTATGTTGATACAAAAAATTGGCATCCGTTTGCACCGAATGGAGTTTCGGGAGTGCTAAAAGGAGTTTCGGCAGTGTTCTTTGCTTATATTGGTTTCGATGCTATTTCGACCACTGCTGAAGAGTGCAAAAACCCGCAGCGTGATTTGCCAAGAGGAATGATGTGGGCAATTATTATATGTACCGTTCTTTACATCGCCATTACATTAGTGCTTACCGGAATGGTAACTTATGATAAACTGGATGTTGGCGATCCATTGGCTTTTGTTTTTGATCAATTGGATTTAAAATGGATGTCGGGAATTATTGCCGTAAGTGCTGTGGTTGCAATGGCTAGTGTTTTGTTGGTTTTCCAGATGGGACAGCCGCGTATCTGGATGAGCATGAGCCGGGATGGTTTACTGCCTAAGAAATTCTCTAACGTGCATCCGAAGTTTAAAACGCCATCTTTCGCAACAGTTGTGGTTGGTTTTGTTGTTGCCGTGCCAGCATTGTTTATGAACCTGACTATGGTTACCGATTTATGCAGTATTGGTACTCTGTTTGCTTTTGTATTAGTTTGTGCTGGAGTTCTGGCTTTGCAGAATAGAACTGATATTCCGAGAGGAAAATTCAAAACGCCTTATATTAATTCAAAATATATCTTTCCATTATTGATTGGAGTTTCTTTGATCATAGCTTTTACTTACAACAAAAAAGCAACTATGGATTTTATTACCAATGAAACCAAAATCAATGCGCCAGAATTTATCATCACTTCCATAAATAAAGATGATACTCAAAAAGTATATGATTACTTGCTGCATATTGAAGGAAAAACAAGTGTGACCGAGAAGATGGATGCTGAGCATTTGTTAAGCCAATATCAGGAAGATGATGCTAAATATGCTACTGTAGTTGCAGGTTTGCCAATTTCGGATTCTATAAAATACGAAAGCGGTTTTGATTTATTTAAGCACAAAATTCCGATGTGGATTTTCTTATTTGTGGTAGTTGGATTGGTGTTTTGGTCTTGGAAAGAGAACTTGTCATTGATTCCGCTTTTGGGTTTAATCTGCTGTTTGTATATGATGGCTGAACTTAGTGTTTGGAACTGGATTTACTTTACCATTTGGTTGATAATTGGATTGGTAATTTATTTCGGTTTCAGCCGTAAGAATAGTAAATTGAATTTAGATAGAGAGTAG
- a CDS encoding glycoside hydrolase family 3 protein: protein MERKQKLNMQTMTLEQKIGQFFFPAVFINDTEENIQEMERLIKEYNIGGLTFFHSRASAATNYESKKKVEFNDDSFQRLKDLIVRYQKCASTPLLMSIDAEWGLAMRVEKTPQYPYAITLGALPERKKDLVYEVGKQIGLDLKSAGIHYNLAPLADINNNPHNPVIGYRSFGSNKEKVAQYALEYLRGMSDVGILGCLKHFPGHGNTSVDSHLGLPVLEENLEQLLENELVPFIKGIENQVDSIMIGHLAVPALNDGKETSATLSKNIIESLLRERLGYDGLVISDALNMHSVSKLYDVKGQLEWEAFNAGNDVLCFAENVAEGIQEILKNASPERIDASLDRIMKCKQKAGLFDTDSVAVQDFDFEISSQLNRKIADYCITEIKDKNSSILLFDAKNRERLAKLSIYKSINNSFFKTLATVLPAPEYAVENAADLIETTIKENLASFDTILISLFIPKAKPLNKFDLEDTVLAFLSELFETKKCVLYVFGNPYALQVIPNLEKTIGIVEMYQDFNEFQISAAEQLLEDKKGKGILPVSITGV, encoded by the coding sequence ATGGAAAGAAAACAGAAGCTTAATATGCAGACAATGACACTAGAACAAAAAATAGGACAATTCTTTTTTCCTGCCGTTTTTATCAACGACACTGAAGAAAATATTCAGGAAATGGAGCGTTTAATAAAAGAATACAACATTGGCGGACTGACATTTTTTCACAGCAGAGCCAGTGCGGCAACTAATTATGAGTCTAAGAAAAAAGTAGAATTCAACGACGATAGTTTTCAGCGTTTGAAAGACCTGATTGTTCGTTACCAAAAATGCGCATCTACTCCCCTACTAATGAGCATCGATGCCGAATGGGGCTTAGCCATGCGTGTCGAAAAAACACCGCAATATCCTTATGCCATTACTCTTGGCGCACTGCCTGAAAGAAAAAAAGATCTGGTATATGAAGTAGGAAAACAAATTGGACTAGACTTAAAATCGGCGGGGATTCATTATAATCTGGCTCCTTTGGCAGATATTAACAATAACCCTCATAATCCTGTAATCGGGTATCGCTCTTTTGGTTCCAACAAAGAAAAAGTGGCTCAGTACGCATTAGAATATCTCCGCGGTATGTCTGACGTGGGCATTTTGGGATGTTTAAAACACTTTCCCGGACATGGAAATACGAGCGTCGATTCACATTTGGGACTGCCAGTTCTGGAAGAAAATTTAGAACAGCTGCTCGAAAATGAATTAGTCCCTTTCATAAAAGGAATAGAAAATCAGGTCGATTCTATTATGATAGGCCATTTGGCTGTTCCAGCATTGAATGATGGAAAGGAAACATCGGCTACATTATCAAAAAACATTATTGAGTCTCTTTTACGCGAGCGTTTGGGATATGATGGTCTAGTTATTTCAGATGCTTTGAATATGCACAGCGTTTCTAAATTGTATGATGTAAAAGGCCAGCTGGAATGGGAAGCTTTTAACGCTGGAAACGATGTGCTATGCTTTGCCGAAAACGTAGCCGAAGGCATTCAGGAGATTCTAAAAAATGCTTCACCTGAACGTATTGATGCTAGTTTGGACCGTATCATGAAATGCAAACAAAAAGCAGGTCTTTTTGACACAGATTCAGTCGCAGTCCAGGATTTTGATTTCGAGATCAGCTCACAATTGAATCGTAAAATTGCTGACTACTGCATTACCGAAATCAAAGACAAAAATAGTTCTATACTTCTTTTTGATGCCAAAAACAGAGAGCGTCTTGCTAAATTAAGCATTTATAAATCGATTAATAATTCTTTCTTTAAAACTTTGGCAACGGTTTTACCAGCTCCTGAATATGCTGTTGAAAACGCAGCCGATTTAATAGAAACAACTATCAAAGAAAATCTGGCTTCATTTGACACCATACTCATTTCATTATTTATCCCAAAAGCAAAACCGCTTAATAAATTTGATTTAGAAGATACTGTTTTGGCATTTTTAAGCGAATTATTTGAAACCAAAAAATGTGTGCTTTATGTTTTTGGAAATCCATATGCTTTACAAGTGATTCCAAATTTGGAAAAAACCATTGGAATTGTAGAAATGTATCAGGATTTTAATGAATTTCAAATAAGTGCTGCCGAACAATTATTGGAAGATAAAAAAGGAAAAGGAATCCTACCAGTTTCGATTACAGGCGTTTAA
- a CDS encoding MFS transporter → MKDNKPWYWIPLLNFASGFPYVIIISVSVLMYKNLGISNEDIGLYTSLLYLPWVIKPLWSPFIDLHGTKRKWFLAMQLFISIAFLIVGFIIPTSHFFILSLAVFWVAAFASASNDVASDGFYLLALEKEQQSFFLGIRSTFYRASMLTGNGLVILLAGYLEDQFGDNKQAWSYTMIFVGLVMCFLTIYNYFATPKTELPIAEGKEEEKNFATVFASFFKKKQIGIVLAFILLFRLGESQLLKMLTPFLVDKTAIGGMGLRTEDVGIIYGTFGLIALTIGGIFGGIAISRHGLTKWLLPMILIMHLPIIGFVMLAHFQPDELIYVHLNLKYFAIDSSLNAYTCAVVIIEQFGYGFGFSGFMMYLIYVAEGESKTSHYAIATGFMALGMMLPGMLSGYIQQYLGYGNFFIWVLLATIPGIILSRFLVFPKDYGKKTEA, encoded by the coding sequence ATGAAAGACAACAAGCCTTGGTATTGGATTCCGCTATTGAATTTTGCTTCGGGATTTCCGTATGTGATTATAATTTCCGTTTCGGTATTGATGTACAAAAATTTAGGAATAAGCAATGAAGACATTGGGCTTTATACCAGCTTATTGTATTTGCCTTGGGTTATAAAACCTTTATGGAGTCCATTTATTGATCTGCACGGAACTAAGCGAAAATGGTTTCTAGCGATGCAGTTATTTATTTCAATTGCCTTTCTAATTGTAGGTTTTATTATTCCAACCAGCCATTTTTTCATCTTGAGCTTAGCTGTTTTTTGGGTCGCTGCTTTTGCTTCGGCTTCTAATGACGTGGCGAGTGATGGATTTTATCTGCTTGCTTTGGAAAAAGAGCAGCAGTCTTTCTTTTTGGGAATCCGAAGTACTTTTTACAGAGCGTCGATGCTCACTGGAAATGGATTAGTTATTCTATTGGCTGGCTATCTGGAAGATCAATTTGGCGATAATAAGCAAGCGTGGTCCTATACAATGATTTTTGTTGGATTGGTAATGTGTTTTTTAACGATTTACAATTATTTTGCTACTCCAAAAACGGAGCTGCCTATTGCGGAAGGAAAAGAGGAAGAAAAAAACTTCGCCACTGTTTTTGCCAGTTTTTTTAAGAAAAAACAAATCGGAATAGTCCTTGCTTTCATTCTTTTGTTCCGTTTAGGAGAATCGCAGCTGCTGAAAATGCTTACTCCTTTTCTAGTAGATAAAACTGCTATTGGCGGCATGGGTTTAAGAACCGAAGATGTCGGAATCATTTATGGCACTTTTGGGCTTATTGCACTTACTATTGGCGGTATTTTTGGCGGTATTGCGATTTCCAGACATGGATTGACTAAATGGCTATTGCCTATGATACTGATCATGCATCTGCCCATTATTGGATTTGTAATGCTGGCCCATTTTCAGCCAGATGAGCTCATCTATGTACATTTAAATTTAAAATATTTTGCAATAGATTCATCACTTAATGCCTATACTTGTGCTGTAGTAATCATTGAGCAATTCGGGTATGGTTTTGGGTTTTCTGGTTTTATGATGTACTTAATTTATGTAGCTGAGGGAGAATCTAAAACATCTCACTATGCTATTGCAACTGGATTTATGGCATTGGGAATGATGCTTCCCGGCATGCTAAGCGGTTATATCCAGCAATATTTGGGCTATGGCAACTTTTTTATCTGGGTATTATTAGCCACTATTCCAGGTATAATCCTATCTCGATTTTTAGTTTTTCCAAAAGATTATGGAAAGAAAACAGAAGCTTAA
- a CDS encoding thioredoxin domain-containing protein, protein MFFFISCNQKTAEKQQFKHTNELINESSPYLLQHAHNPVNWTAWNAKSLAKAKSENKLIIISVGYSACHWCHVMEKESFENDSVAKLMNDNFISIKVDREERPDIDQIYMNAVQLMTGKGGWPLNCIALPDGRPIFGGTYFTKQEWTKMLTDIAALYKNNPQKVISYADKLIEGIKKSDLIQLNTNAIDFKASNVNTAVKNWKEVLDFQYGGLVSDSKFPMPKALHFLLRYSVQNSDKQLQKYLNTTLTNMANGGINDPIGGGFYRYTVDSKWHIPHFEKMLYDNAQLVSLYSDAYLVTKNELYKKKADETLTFIERELMASNGAFYSSIDADSRNKSGKLEEGAYYTWGKTELQKILKSDFTLFQEYYNINATGLWENNKYILFKTQSDIDFAKENNISIIELNTKLKNWKQTLLQQREKRSRPHLDDKTLTSWNALMIKGYTNAYRSFKNPHYKEIAIKNASFLLNNQIQKDGSLYHSYKDGKSSINGFSEDYANVIDAFIAVYQITLDEKWLTKAKELTDYSLRHFLDKKTSMLYFTSNSSKNLIARKMEVRDDVIPASNSVFAQNLFLLGHYYSNALYSKTARQMLHNVADDAVKSPTEYYNWLNLMINYTGNYFEVAVSGKEALAKINTLQTYYLPNILIAGSAKESSLPIMEDRFMPNETYIYICVEGACKLPETDLIKAVSKLQY, encoded by the coding sequence GTGTTTTTTTTTATTAGCTGTAATCAAAAAACAGCAGAAAAACAGCAGTTCAAACATACAAATGAATTAATAAATGAATCAAGTCCCTATCTTTTACAGCATGCCCACAATCCTGTAAACTGGACGGCCTGGAATGCCAAAAGCCTGGCAAAAGCCAAATCTGAGAACAAACTGATTATCATCTCTGTCGGCTACTCTGCCTGTCATTGGTGCCACGTCATGGAAAAAGAAAGTTTTGAAAATGATTCGGTAGCCAAATTAATGAATGATAATTTCATAAGTATAAAAGTGGACAGAGAAGAGCGTCCGGATATAGACCAGATATACATGAATGCGGTACAGCTGATGACTGGTAAAGGCGGATGGCCATTAAACTGCATCGCACTTCCTGACGGACGTCCTATTTTTGGAGGCACTTATTTTACCAAACAGGAATGGACAAAAATGCTGACCGACATTGCTGCTTTATACAAAAATAATCCTCAAAAAGTAATATCCTATGCAGACAAATTAATCGAAGGAATTAAAAAATCAGATCTGATTCAATTGAACACTAATGCAATTGATTTTAAAGCTTCGAATGTAAATACAGCTGTAAAAAACTGGAAAGAAGTGCTGGATTTTCAATATGGCGGTTTAGTAAGTGATTCTAAATTTCCGATGCCAAAAGCACTGCACTTTTTATTGCGTTACAGTGTTCAAAACAGTGATAAGCAATTGCAAAAATATCTTAATACAACATTAACAAACATGGCAAACGGGGGGATTAACGACCCTATCGGCGGAGGTTTTTACAGATACACAGTAGATTCAAAATGGCATATTCCTCATTTTGAAAAAATGCTTTATGATAATGCACAGCTCGTTAGCTTATACTCGGATGCATATCTTGTGACCAAAAATGAATTGTATAAAAAGAAGGCTGATGAAACCCTTACTTTTATAGAGCGGGAACTGATGGCTTCCAATGGAGCATTTTACTCTTCAATCGATGCTGACAGCAGAAACAAATCAGGCAAATTAGAAGAAGGTGCCTACTACACTTGGGGAAAAACGGAACTTCAGAAAATATTGAAATCCGATTTTACGCTTTTTCAAGAGTATTACAATATCAATGCCACCGGATTATGGGAAAACAATAAATACATCTTATTTAAAACCCAATCAGATATTGATTTTGCAAAAGAAAACAATATATCAATAATCGAACTTAATACTAAACTCAAAAACTGGAAACAGACTCTTTTACAGCAAAGGGAAAAAAGATCTCGTCCGCATCTTGATGACAAAACCCTAACGTCTTGGAATGCTTTAATGATAAAAGGATATACTAATGCATACCGCAGTTTTAAAAACCCGCATTATAAAGAAATAGCAATAAAAAATGCTTCGTTCCTATTGAATAATCAAATCCAAAAAGACGGCAGTTTATACCATAGCTATAAAGACGGAAAAAGCAGTATCAATGGTTTTTCAGAAGACTATGCAAATGTTATTGATGCATTTATTGCTGTTTATCAAATCACTTTAGACGAAAAATGGCTGACAAAAGCCAAAGAACTTACTGATTATTCATTACGCCATTTTCTCGATAAAAAAACCAGTATGCTTTATTTTACTTCCAACAGCTCTAAAAATCTGATTGCACGAAAAATGGAAGTAAGAGATGATGTCATTCCGGCATCCAACTCGGTTTTTGCACAAAATCTATTTCTTCTGGGACATTATTATTCTAATGCTTTGTATTCTAAAACAGCCAGACAAATGCTTCATAATGTAGCTGATGATGCTGTAAAATCTCCAACAGAATACTACAACTGGCTGAACTTAATGATAAATTACACCGGAAATTATTTTGAAGTTGCCGTATCAGGAAAAGAAGCATTAGCAAAAATTAACACCTTACAAACGTACTATCTGCCAAATATTCTGATTGCCGGCTCAGCCAAAGAAAGCAGTTTACCTATCATGGAAGACCGATTTATGCCAAATGAAACCTACATCTATATTTGTGTAGAAGGAGCCTGCAAACTCCCAGAAACTGATCTTATAAAAGCAGTTTCAAAACTGCAGTATTAA
- a CDS encoding DUF6952 family protein produces the protein MKLPVIKHLTQFIEENDQDYLIETIEVLEAMTEIPSLKDEELDVIGELISNMYGALEVHKMIQQGTDKKEALNAFMKRVLGSIDK, from the coding sequence ATGAAGCTACCCGTAATAAAACACTTAACCCAATTCATCGAAGAAAACGATCAAGATTACCTCATCGAAACCATCGAAGTACTGGAAGCCATGACTGAAATCCCGTCATTGAAAGACGAAGAATTAGATGTTATAGGCGAATTAATTTCGAATATGTACGGTGCCCTAGAAGTTCACAAAATGATACAGCAGGGAACCGACAAAAAAGAAGCCCTCAATGCGTTTATGAAACGGGTTTTAGGGTCTATCGACAAATAA
- a CDS encoding thioredoxin family protein: protein MLIELNEDTLGTVVAQNEKVVVQFSASWCGNCRIMKPKFKKLASENESISFVLVDAENFPESRKLANVSNLPTFATFVNGKLVNETQTNKQEVLIELVNEIV from the coding sequence ATGTTAATCGAATTAAACGAAGATACATTAGGAACCGTAGTAGCTCAGAATGAGAAAGTGGTAGTTCAATTTTCGGCTTCATGGTGCGGTAACTGCAGAATCATGAAACCAAAATTCAAAAAACTAGCTTCAGAAAACGAAAGTATTTCATTTGTTTTGGTTGATGCTGAAAATTTTCCAGAATCAAGAAAACTGGCTAACGTTAGCAACCTGCCTACATTTGCCACTTTTGTAAACGGAAAATTAGTAAACGAAACCCAAACTAATAAGCAGGAAGTTTTGATCGAATTGGTTAATGAGATAGTTTAA
- a CDS encoding glycoside hydrolase family 10 protein, with the protein MILKKSLLFPTIYLLFFTVFGFAQKREMHPKNEFRAVWIATVVNIDWPKSSGDSVEKQKADFIQILDTYQKLNYNAVVVQIRSVGDALYPTILAPWSRYLTGSEGKAPAGNFDPLQWMIEESHQRGFEFHAWMNPYRATMDLKTENLSIDHDYNKHRNWMIEYGGKYYYDPALPEVQKHLTAIVEEVVIKYDIDAVHFDDYFYPYKIKGLDFNDTASYQKYGNGLSLEDFRRSNVTAFVKNISFGIKKLKPWVQFGISPFGVWRNKSADPKGSDTQSGQTNYDDLFADPVDWMNNNWIDYIIPQLYWSIDHKTASYAKLMKWWSENVPANTALYIGNSSYKIRSDSDKHWNNMYEITNQIDLTRNYPNVQGNGFFSAKWFINKNQDVVKYLKENQYKYPALPLPVPNFKKTLTETLLINSISKDSDNYYITFKKPNLPAQVRYIVVYGAKNSSKIKTNDATQIIEKIAVTEENNEFSIEVPAYKMIGKAAFAFTYIDYYANESPETGVDLETETQMK; encoded by the coding sequence ATGATTTTGAAGAAGTCTCTGTTATTTCCAACTATATATCTCCTGTTTTTTACTGTCTTTGGTTTTGCCCAAAAAAGAGAGATGCATCCCAAAAATGAATTTCGAGCTGTATGGATTGCTACCGTTGTCAATATTGACTGGCCAAAAAGCAGCGGCGATTCGGTAGAAAAGCAAAAAGCTGATTTTATCCAGATTTTAGACACGTATCAAAAACTTAATTATAATGCAGTCGTTGTACAGATACGTTCAGTAGGCGATGCTTTATATCCTACCATATTAGCACCTTGGTCCCGTTATTTAACTGGATCTGAAGGAAAAGCCCCAGCTGGAAATTTTGATCCTCTCCAATGGATGATCGAAGAAAGCCACCAACGCGGTTTTGAATTTCACGCTTGGATGAATCCGTACCGCGCTACAATGGATTTAAAAACCGAAAACTTAAGTATTGATCATGATTATAATAAACATCGCAATTGGATGATTGAGTATGGCGGTAAATATTACTACGATCCTGCGCTGCCAGAAGTTCAAAAACATTTAACTGCAATTGTGGAAGAAGTGGTAATTAAATATGATATTGACGCTGTACACTTTGATGATTATTTCTATCCATACAAAATAAAAGGGCTTGATTTTAATGATACAGCATCGTACCAAAAATATGGCAACGGTCTTTCTCTGGAAGACTTTAGACGTTCGAATGTAACCGCTTTTGTCAAAAATATTTCTTTTGGTATTAAAAAACTAAAACCGTGGGTGCAGTTTGGTATCAGCCCGTTTGGTGTCTGGCGTAATAAATCGGCTGATCCAAAAGGTTCCGATACACAATCAGGACAAACCAATTATGATGATTTATTTGCTGATCCTGTGGACTGGATGAATAACAACTGGATCGATTATATTATTCCGCAATTGTATTGGAGTATTGACCACAAGACAGCTTCGTATGCCAAATTAATGAAATGGTGGTCTGAGAATGTACCTGCCAATACTGCCTTATACATTGGAAACAGTTCTTATAAAATCAGATCGGATTCAGATAAACACTGGAATAACATGTACGAAATTACGAATCAGATTGACCTTACCCGAAACTATCCAAATGTGCAGGGAAATGGTTTTTTCAGTGCCAAATGGTTTATCAATAAAAATCAGGATGTGGTAAAATATCTCAAAGAGAACCAATACAAATATCCTGCCCTGCCGCTGCCTGTTCCCAACTTTAAAAAAACACTTACCGAAACTTTGCTGATTAATTCAATCTCCAAGGATTCTGACAATTATTATATTACTTTTAAAAAACCGAATCTTCCAGCACAAGTACGCTACATTGTCGTATATGGTGCTAAAAATTCGTCCAAAATAAAAACCAATGATGCCACTCAGATCATAGAAAAAATTGCTGTTACCGAAGAAAATAACGAATTCAGCATTGAAGTCCCTGCTTACAAAATGATTGGTAAAGCTGCTTTTGCATTTACTTACATCGATTATTATGCCAACGAAAGCCCTGAAACTGGGGTTGATCTTGAAACTGAAACGCAAATGAAATAA
- a CDS encoding DUF1826 domain-containing protein: protein MNNTFSNSSQIGIANTFSELVNTDFKGEMNALCWFRELEGDFKEIAEKLQLKENITAVSSEDLLALQLSDQGNKAREIILNDLQLLTDFGASPSLNLLKCYERDHEFDFISTDVYSFHVDRSPIATDTFLCTYHGVASDIISNDQAEQKILIPEIRKKLKELHDESSEDFESFLEENYFDLHYQAKPNASPVNLGLRHLWRLAVDHPEQQVAACIHRAPVENEGENRLLLIC from the coding sequence ATGAATAATACATTTTCTAACAGCAGTCAAATAGGTATTGCAAACACTTTTTCGGAACTTGTTAATACAGATTTTAAGGGAGAAATGAATGCCCTGTGCTGGTTTAGAGAACTGGAAGGTGATTTTAAAGAGATTGCAGAAAAACTGCAGCTAAAAGAAAATATAACTGCGGTTTCTTCTGAAGATTTACTGGCACTACAACTATCCGATCAGGGAAATAAAGCAAGGGAAATTATTTTAAATGATTTACAGTTATTAACCGATTTCGGAGCTTCTCCTTCTCTTAATTTACTTAAATGCTACGAACGGGATCATGAATTTGATTTTATCTCTACTGATGTGTATTCGTTCCATGTTGACCGGTCGCCCATTGCAACGGATACATTTTTGTGTACCTATCACGGAGTGGCAAGCGATATTATTTCGAATGACCAGGCAGAACAAAAAATTCTGATTCCTGAAATTCGGAAAAAGCTGAAAGAACTGCACGATGAATCATCCGAGGATTTTGAAAGCTTTCTGGAAGAAAATTATTTTGATCTGCACTATCAGGCGAAACCCAATGCATCACCTGTTAATTTAGGATTAAGACATCTTTGGCGTCTAGCGGTAGATCATCCCGAACAGCAGGTCGCAGCCTGTATTCATAGAGCCCCCGTAGAGAATGAAGGAGAAAACCGTCTGCTGCTGATTTGCTAA